A region from the Leptospira venezuelensis genome encodes:
- a CDS encoding flagellar assembly protein FlaA produces the protein MGSKKSRIYSLKFFSILAVIFILSGEILPKDLSGIYKEYVVQDFETEVFGEENVKAKLGPDFSPEVRISTVFRTPERESEKSLYVELSAEKNQSFQILFKKPWSSKEFVKEFKFHVYANDGGGSLFVLVRDSSLDQKKLLLTHFNFSGWKVLSLDITRKVRQDDLVTHKNSELVFLGFLYEAPFERKRGTREVFVIDDILAKARPKYLLFPGEKALVK, from the coding sequence ATGGGATCGAAAAAATCTAGGATCTATTCACTGAAATTTTTTTCCATCCTCGCAGTGATTTTCATTTTATCAGGCGAAATCTTACCCAAGGATCTTTCTGGAATTTATAAAGAATACGTGGTCCAAGATTTTGAAACCGAAGTTTTTGGAGAAGAAAACGTAAAAGCAAAACTTGGACCTGATTTCAGTCCTGAGGTAAGGATCTCTACTGTGTTTAGAACTCCAGAAAGAGAATCTGAAAAATCTTTATATGTTGAACTAAGTGCAGAAAAAAATCAATCCTTCCAGATCTTATTCAAAAAACCATGGTCCTCCAAAGAATTTGTAAAAGAGTTCAAGTTTCATGTGTATGCAAACGATGGAGGTGGTTCTCTTTTTGTTTTAGTGAGAGATTCCAGTTTAGATCAAAAGAAATTATTACTCACACATTTTAATTTTTCAGGTTGGAAGGTCTTATCCTTAGACATCACTCGCAAAGTAAGACAAGACGATCTGGTGACTCATAAAAATTCAGAACTTGTATTCTTGGGATTTTTATACGAGGCGCCATTCGAAAGAAAAAGAGGTACGAGAGAAGTTTTCGTAATTGATGATATTCTTGCAAAGGCAAGACCTAAATACCTTTTGTTTCCTGGTGAGAAGGCCTTAGTAAAATAA
- a CDS encoding NAD(P)-dependent oxidoreductase: protein MSLPILFYPEGTVGASEIFSHFRNLDVRSYPAKSPEEVEKFKPTILIANTRLKVNQESCRTFPSVKIFATVSSGTDHVNFSDLKKESRVFINSPGSNAGSVAEYCWVSLLHFFSEEELRKKNVGIIGFGNTGKKFAKILEEKKISYIYNDPFIKDRSVPLDEILKCSIVSLHVPLTSTGPYPTVNLLDKGKISKLKEGTLLLNTSRGEVWSEETFQIILEREDLYKVIDVFSPEPPNGKIAEQMASLEKSIFTPHIAGYSQLGRLLGTYRLAEKLCILYKENKLPPLSEFIKPNQPISTETFLKEEDQKLRESWKNADWEYFERRRNSYPARKDLGLADLN, encoded by the coding sequence ATGTCTCTTCCTATTCTTTTTTATCCGGAAGGAACCGTAGGTGCCTCGGAAATTTTTTCCCATTTCCGCAACTTAGATGTCAGATCTTATCCGGCCAAATCTCCGGAAGAAGTCGAAAAATTTAAACCTACAATATTAATTGCAAACACTAGACTCAAGGTGAATCAAGAGTCCTGTCGGACGTTTCCTAGTGTTAAAATTTTTGCGACAGTGAGCTCGGGAACAGACCATGTGAATTTTTCGGATCTAAAAAAAGAATCTCGCGTATTCATCAATTCTCCGGGAAGTAATGCAGGTTCTGTTGCTGAATATTGTTGGGTTTCACTTCTTCATTTTTTTTCGGAAGAAGAATTGAGAAAGAAGAATGTAGGCATCATAGGTTTCGGAAATACAGGTAAGAAATTTGCTAAAATTTTAGAAGAGAAGAAGATTTCCTATATCTATAACGACCCCTTTATCAAGGATCGATCTGTTCCCTTAGATGAAATTCTAAAATGTTCCATAGTCAGTCTTCATGTTCCTCTTACCTCTACTGGTCCTTATCCTACCGTAAATTTGCTCGACAAAGGTAAAATTTCTAAATTGAAAGAAGGAACACTTCTTCTGAATACGAGCAGAGGAGAAGTTTGGTCCGAAGAAACCTTCCAAATTATTTTAGAAAGAGAAGATCTATACAAAGTCATCGATGTGTTCTCTCCGGAACCTCCTAATGGAAAGATTGCAGAACAAATGGCAAGTTTAGAAAAGTCTATATTTACTCCTCATATTGCGGGTTATAGCCAGCTAGGAAGATTACTCGGAACTTACAGACTTGCGGAGAAGTTATGTATTTTGTATAAAGAAAATAAACTTCCTCCACTTTCTGAATTTATAAAACCAAATCAGCCAATCTCCACAGAAACTTTCTTAAAAGAAGAAGACCAGAAGTTAAGAGAATCTTGGAAGAATGCAGACTGGGAATATTTTGAAAGAAGAAGGAATTCTTATCCGGCCAGAAAAGATCTAGGGCTTGCGGATCTTAATTAA
- a CDS encoding lipase secretion chaperone: MLERLKEIPQKIWLFASGFLILIVLIVFLFWEPGSTGRDFGFDGEDSSGFTVTQNENGEWIINPEIMATSRELYKDGQWLSYDEILKYAANGELDLVSSLWELRRKCPADYTPEQCNEIVKAFILEQYPGADGERLVGLFRKYLSYEIVLREFEQPKGKSQEEIYEIIKKKRRELFSDQDAKLIFGLEEAEKDFQFGYDQFLSEVKNLPGDKKLARYEEYRKGVYGNYYNTINKREPKFNKYETELFFKEADLNKLSAAEKDPQVRAIREKYFGKDGADRIEKVLKEIDAEKKKEEQTAQEEQNWLKSHPTARPEEKEKALSEIRVKILGQEEAEAYARRKALEEDQRRLQGK, encoded by the coding sequence ATGTTAGAACGTTTAAAAGAAATCCCCCAAAAAATCTGGCTTTTTGCCTCTGGTTTTTTAATCCTTATAGTATTGATTGTATTCCTTTTCTGGGAGCCTGGTTCTACCGGCAGAGACTTCGGTTTTGATGGGGAGGATTCTTCCGGCTTTACTGTAACCCAAAACGAGAACGGAGAATGGATCATCAATCCAGAGATCATGGCAACTTCTCGCGAGCTATATAAAGACGGTCAATGGTTAAGCTATGACGAGATCCTAAAATATGCAGCGAATGGAGAATTGGATCTTGTATCTTCTCTTTGGGAATTAAGAAGAAAATGTCCGGCAGATTATACTCCGGAACAATGTAACGAAATAGTAAAAGCGTTCATCCTAGAACAATATCCTGGAGCGGATGGAGAAAGACTCGTTGGTCTTTTCCGAAAATATCTTTCTTATGAGATCGTATTAAGAGAATTTGAGCAGCCTAAAGGCAAAAGCCAGGAAGAAATTTACGAAATCATAAAGAAGAAGAGAAGAGAACTTTTTTCCGATCAAGATGCTAAACTGATTTTCGGATTAGAAGAAGCCGAGAAGGACTTTCAATTCGGATATGATCAATTCTTAAGCGAGGTTAAAAATCTTCCTGGGGATAAAAAACTCGCAAGATATGAAGAATATCGTAAGGGAGTTTACGGAAATTATTATAATACGATTAACAAAAGAGAGCCTAAGTTCAATAAATACGAAACTGAACTGTTTTTTAAAGAAGCAGACCTTAACAAATTATCTGCTGCAGAAAAAGATCCTCAGGTTCGTGCAATCCGAGAAAAATATTTCGGCAAAGACGGAGCTGATCGGATTGAAAAAGTCTTAAAAGAAATTGATGCGGAAAAGAAGAAGGAAGAGCAAACCGCACAAGAAGAACAGAATTGGCTAAAAAGCCATCCAACTGCAAGACCTGAAGAAAAAGAAAAGGCCCTAAGCGAGATCAGAGTTAAAATTTTAGGCCAAGAAGAAGCAGAGGCTTATGCTAGAAGAAAAGCCTTAGAAGAAGACCAAAGACGTTTGCAAGGCAAATGA
- a CDS encoding apolipoprotein N-acyltransferase encodes MIRFSRNPIRPFLCLIGIASGILFGMEPFEFFPAGGLSALCAYILFLELREWKLRSAIFWLLGLSQIINLIVFFWIPSSISAISGAGASISWALFLVYGVFSHCKLIIFYLGWNFSLFLYNKYIKSPERALLFGWLIFPVWGVLSDLIMPQLFPWYWGNLAEGNLSFSQIASCTGIFGVGFFLLLGSSSLVLIRNPSVKRYGIAGVLIFGIVWTLGGFRLYSAPDYTVPSSTPAIEDGILKLSGVLIQPNTSPGKRELAENPEFVGQTISTSLELGLRSSLETSPPPDLLFLPESAVPFHGTIPNENPGQGAYSSTFHGALMYLTYKSGADILYNELNRFPEGLKNQVTLLSSSNGEVERYDKRRLLAFGEYIPFESTFPFLRKLFKETSFYITGGDPKPLIGNRSLRRERVPSLPTEEETPLIQNPDHFRPILTNSGKEENVSYQILPLICYEAMFSYLVRDSVKFASKDTYTFFVNPTNDSWFSSEVEAWQHAGAVRFRAIEFGLTLVRPAVTGISLAVDPYGRSLIHPTRYGEQNTRSFLLPATKLKEGGNTFYSKWGNFPFYLYTILIFTLFFLVGKKTFSKTKG; translated from the coding sequence ATGATCCGGTTTTCCAGAAATCCGATCCGACCATTTTTATGCCTGATCGGAATTGCGTCCGGAATCCTCTTCGGAATGGAGCCCTTTGAGTTTTTTCCTGCGGGAGGGCTTTCCGCGTTATGCGCATATATTCTATTCTTAGAGTTGAGAGAATGGAAACTTAGATCTGCGATTTTCTGGCTTCTGGGGCTTTCTCAGATCATTAATCTTATCGTGTTTTTTTGGATCCCCTCTTCCATTTCCGCAATTTCAGGAGCAGGTGCGAGCATTTCCTGGGCTCTATTTCTGGTATATGGTGTCTTCTCACATTGTAAACTAATCATCTTTTACTTAGGATGGAATTTCAGTTTATTCTTATATAATAAATACATTAAATCTCCAGAGAGAGCCCTTCTATTTGGTTGGTTGATCTTTCCTGTTTGGGGAGTATTATCCGATCTGATTATGCCCCAGCTGTTTCCTTGGTACTGGGGAAATTTAGCGGAAGGGAATCTTTCCTTTTCCCAAATTGCATCCTGCACTGGTATATTTGGAGTAGGATTTTTTCTACTTTTAGGAAGCTCTTCGTTAGTTTTAATCAGGAACCCTTCCGTAAAAAGATATGGGATTGCTGGGGTCCTAATTTTCGGAATCGTTTGGACCTTGGGAGGTTTCAGACTTTATTCCGCTCCTGACTATACTGTGCCAAGTTCCACTCCTGCGATTGAAGATGGGATTTTAAAACTTTCAGGAGTTCTAATACAACCAAATACTTCTCCTGGCAAAAGAGAACTGGCTGAAAACCCAGAATTTGTTGGACAAACAATCAGCACAAGCTTAGAGTTAGGTCTTCGTTCTTCTTTGGAAACTTCACCACCCCCTGATCTTTTATTTTTGCCTGAGTCCGCTGTTCCGTTTCATGGAACTATCCCAAATGAAAATCCGGGACAAGGAGCGTATTCATCCACTTTCCATGGCGCCCTAATGTATCTAACGTATAAATCAGGCGCGGACATTTTATATAACGAGTTAAACCGATTCCCAGAAGGTTTAAAAAACCAGGTTACACTTCTTTCTTCTTCTAATGGAGAAGTAGAACGTTACGACAAAAGAAGATTACTCGCTTTCGGGGAATATATTCCTTTCGAATCTACATTTCCTTTTCTGAGAAAGCTGTTTAAAGAAACGTCCTTTTATATCACTGGAGGAGATCCTAAACCTCTTATCGGAAATCGATCGCTTAGAAGAGAAAGAGTTCCTTCTCTACCTACGGAAGAAGAAACTCCTTTGATCCAAAATCCAGATCATTTCCGTCCAATTTTAACTAACTCCGGCAAAGAAGAAAATGTTTCCTACCAAATCTTACCATTGATATGTTACGAGGCAATGTTCTCTTATCTTGTTAGAGACTCAGTAAAATTCGCATCCAAGGATACATATACGTTTTTCGTAAATCCAACAAACGACTCTTGGTTTTCTTCAGAAGTAGAAGCATGGCAGCATGCGGGAGCAGTTCGATTTAGAGCAATAGAATTCGGTCTTACATTAGTGCGTCCAGCAGTCACAGGAATTTCACTCGCTGTGGATCCGTATGGTAGAAGTTTAATTCATCCGACAAGATATGGAGAACAAAACACCAGATCATTTTTACTCCCTGCTACAAAATTGAAAGAGGGTGGAAATACATTCTATTCCAAATGGGGAAATTTTCCTTTTTATCTTTATACAATCCTGATATTCACGTTATTCTTTCTTGTAGGAAAAAAGACGTTTTCCAAAACTAAGGGTTAA